A single genomic interval of Flavobacterium sp. N2820 harbors:
- a CDS encoding Glu/Leu/Phe/Val dehydrogenase dimerization domain-containing protein — MKDLLQKFENKEPEIVFNWKDPETEAEGWTVINSLRGGAAGGGTRMRKGLDMNEVLSLAKTMEVKFSVSGPAIGGAKSGINFDPNDPRKKGVLERWYKAVSPLLKNYYGTGGDLNVDEIHEVIPMTEDCGVWHPQEGVFNGHFRPTEADKINRIGQLRQGVIKVIENPNFSPDVNRKYTVADMITGYGVAEAARHYYDIYGGTIVGKKAIVQGFGNVGSAAAFYLAQMGAKVVGIIDRDGGIINENGYTFEEIKTLFLNKDGNKLVADHMIPFAEINEKIWSIGAQVFAPCAASRLVTKDQVDSMIASGLEVISSGANVPFADAAIFFGPIMEETDKKVSLIPDFIANCGMARVFAYFMEKKVQMTDEAIFSDTSNRIKNAIQNAHTINSDKKNISATAFEIALKQLV; from the coding sequence ATGAAAGATTTATTACAAAAATTTGAAAACAAAGAACCAGAGATCGTATTTAATTGGAAAGACCCTGAAACAGAAGCAGAAGGATGGACGGTTATCAACTCATTGCGAGGAGGAGCTGCTGGTGGAGGAACGCGTATGCGTAAAGGATTAGATATGAATGAGGTACTTTCGTTAGCAAAAACAATGGAAGTAAAGTTTTCAGTTTCAGGACCCGCTATTGGTGGTGCAAAATCTGGAATTAATTTTGACCCTAATGACCCAAGAAAAAAAGGGGTATTAGAAAGATGGTACAAAGCGGTTTCTCCGTTATTAAAAAATTACTACGGAACAGGTGGTGATTTGAATGTGGATGAAATTCATGAAGTAATTCCAATGACAGAAGATTGTGGTGTTTGGCATCCACAAGAAGGAGTTTTTAATGGTCATTTTAGACCTACAGAAGCTGATAAAATCAATAGAATTGGACAATTGCGTCAAGGCGTAATTAAAGTGATTGAAAATCCTAATTTCTCTCCTGATGTCAATAGAAAATATACTGTTGCCGACATGATTACTGGGTATGGTGTTGCCGAAGCTGCGCGTCATTACTATGATATTTACGGCGGAACTATTGTTGGTAAAAAAGCAATTGTTCAAGGTTTCGGAAATGTAGGTTCTGCAGCTGCTTTTTATTTGGCTCAAATGGGAGCAAAAGTAGTTGGAATTATTGATAGAGATGGCGGTATTATTAACGAAAACGGATATACTTTCGAAGAAATTAAGACTTTATTTTTAAACAAAGACGGCAATAAATTAGTTGCTGACCATATGATTCCTTTTGCCGAAATCAATGAAAAGATTTGGTCAATTGGAGCTCAAGTTTTTGCACCATGTGCCGCTTCAAGATTGGTAACAAAAGACCAAGTTGATAGTATGATAGCTTCTGGATTAGAAGTAATTTCAAGTGGTGCAAATGTACCTTTTGCAGATGCAGCCATTTTCTTTGGTCCTATTATGGAAGAAACGGATAAAAAAGTGAGTTTGATTCCTGATTTCATTGCAAATTGTGGAATGGCAAGAGTTTTTGCTTATTTCATGGAGAAAAAAGTACAAATGACAGATGAAGCTATTTTCTCAGACACTTCAAATAGAATTAAAAATGCTATTCAAAATGCACACACTATCAATTCTGACAAAAAGAATATTAGCGCTACTGCTTTTGAAATTGCTTTAAAACAACTTGTATAA
- the nhaD gene encoding sodium:proton antiporter NhaD, with amino-acid sequence MEALLILLFVIGYLSITLEHPLKLDKTVPALLMASLMWALLAIGFHQGWFSVVDGHGSIFNINSGDIHTQEHGFEGLLLHHVGKVAEILIFLIGAMTIVELIDLHRGFDVLKDMVKTKSKIRLLWITGIIGFILSAVIDNLTATIVLISLLRKLVQNREERIWYASLIVIAANAGGAWSPIGDVTTTMLWIAKKVSAGGLSEYIIIPAILCFVVPFALASRMKIFKGDIEEIETKNSEETHKLLSSKTMLWLGLGAIVFVPIFKTITHLPPYVGMMLSLGFVWLVSEYIHPEDNFDKSRKHLYSAHKALSRIEISSILFFLGILMSVAALESLVFGAINGQEVGTLRYAAESISNAIPNMDIVVILLGVLSAIIDNVPLVAASMGMYTYELDNPIWHFIAYSAGTGGSMLIIGSAAGVAAMGMEKIDFIWYLKKITWLAFAGFMAGALAFLFIEHYIR; translated from the coding sequence ATGGAAGCATTACTTATTTTACTTTTCGTAATTGGTTATTTATCAATTACATTAGAACATCCTCTTAAATTAGACAAAACAGTTCCAGCACTTTTAATGGCATCATTGATGTGGGCATTATTAGCAATTGGTTTTCATCAAGGTTGGTTTTCTGTTGTTGATGGTCATGGTTCCATTTTTAATATTAATTCTGGAGATATTCATACCCAAGAACATGGTTTTGAAGGGTTATTATTACATCATGTTGGAAAAGTTGCAGAAATTTTGATTTTCTTGATTGGTGCAATGACAATTGTTGAATTAATTGACTTGCACAGGGGTTTTGATGTCTTGAAAGATATGGTAAAAACCAAAAGTAAAATTAGGTTGTTGTGGATAACAGGAATTATTGGATTTATTTTATCGGCGGTTATTGATAACTTAACAGCAACAATTGTATTGATTTCTCTTTTAAGAAAATTAGTTCAAAATCGAGAAGAGCGAATTTGGTATGCCTCCTTAATAGTTATTGCAGCAAACGCAGGTGGGGCATGGTCTCCAATTGGCGATGTTACTACTACAATGCTTTGGATTGCCAAAAAAGTTTCAGCAGGTGGGTTGTCAGAATACATCATTATTCCAGCTATTTTATGCTTCGTAGTGCCTTTTGCTTTAGCATCAAGAATGAAAATATTTAAAGGAGATATTGAAGAAATTGAAACTAAAAATAGCGAAGAAACACATAAATTATTGAGTAGTAAAACCATGCTTTGGTTAGGACTAGGCGCAATTGTTTTTGTACCAATTTTTAAAACAATTACACATTTACCCCCTTATGTTGGAATGATGTTGAGTTTAGGATTTGTATGGTTGGTTTCAGAATATATTCATCCAGAAGATAATTTTGATAAAAGCAGAAAACACTTATATTCAGCTCATAAAGCATTATCACGTATAGAAATTTCAAGTATTTTATTCTTCTTAGGAATTTTAATGTCAGTTGCTGCTCTTGAAAGTTTAGTCTTTGGTGCAATCAATGGGCAAGAAGTAGGAACACTTAGATATGCTGCAGAAAGTATTTCTAATGCTATTCCTAACATGGATATTGTAGTAATATTATTAGGCGTTTTATCTGCAATTATTGATAATGTGCCATTAGTTGCTGCTTCAATGGGAATGTATACCTATGAATTAGATAATCCAATTTGGCATTTTATTGCTTATTCTGCGGGAACAGGTGGAAGTATGTTAATCATCGGTTCGGCTGCAGGAGTAGCTGCAATGGGAATGGAAAAAATCGATTTTATTTGGTATTTAAAAAAAATAACATGGTTAGCTTTTGCAGGTTTTATGGCTGGTGCTCTTGCTTTCCTATTTATTGAACATTATATTCGATAA
- a CDS encoding MotA/TolQ/ExbB proton channel family protein codes for MNIFLQVDSLAVASQVAAEAQPTEQTLSMWSLLTSGGVGGQLIMLVLFIQLFFALFLYFERLMAINKASKIDSSFMNNIKMNIMSGKIDAAKMLCAQTNSPVARLIEKGISRIGKPLEDINTAIENAGNLELYKLEKNTSMLATISGAGPMVGFLGTVVGMILAFHKMASGGGQIEVGALAEGIYTAMTTTVVGLVVGIIAYVGYNHLVVKTNKVVNQMEANAVDFLDLLNEPV; via the coding sequence ATGAATATATTTCTTCAAGTAGATAGTTTAGCAGTAGCAAGTCAAGTAGCAGCAGAAGCTCAACCAACAGAACAAACTTTATCAATGTGGAGTTTGTTAACAAGTGGTGGCGTTGGAGGACAATTAATTATGTTAGTTCTTTTTATTCAATTGTTTTTTGCCTTGTTTTTATATTTTGAACGATTGATGGCAATTAACAAAGCGTCTAAAATAGACTCTAGCTTCATGAATAATATCAAAATGAATATTATGTCGGGTAAAATTGACGCCGCTAAAATGTTATGTGCTCAAACCAATTCACCCGTAGCAAGATTAATTGAAAAAGGAATCTCTCGTATTGGGAAACCATTAGAAGACATCAATACTGCCATTGAAAACGCAGGAAACTTAGAATTGTATAAGTTAGAAAAAAACACCAGTATGTTGGCTACTATTTCAGGTGCCGGACCCATGGTTGGTTTCCTCGGAACAGTTGTTGGTATGATTCTTGCCTTTCATAAAATGGCAAGTGGTGGTGGACAAATCGAAGTTGGCGCATTAGCAGAAGGTATTTATACTGCTATGACCACTACAGTAGTCGGTTTAGTTGTTGGAATTATAGCTTATGTTGGGTACAATCACTTGGTCGTAAAAACCAATAAAGTGGTCAACCAAATGGAAGCTAATGCAGTAGATTTCTTAGATTTATTAAACGAACCAGTATAA